The genome window TTGCGGCTCCTAAGAAAGTAGTAGGGGTGATAGAATTGAACCCAGCTTCAGCTTTGGCTACACAATTGATGCTCctaaactagaatctgaagaatCTCGATCCAAAGGTAATAACGAATGATAGTCAAGTATGAGCTTCCCCTATAATTTGTACTGGGTGTGGGGATGATCATCCAGTAGAGTTTTGCAATGCCATTGTTGAGGAGCTGAATTACATGGACAATGCTAATAGGGGACCAAGCTACTCACATCCACATCAAGGTCATCCTGGCTTTTCATAGAAGAATCAACAAGGAGCTCTTAATCCAATGCCATCAGCCCCACCTGGTTTCCAACTGCGGGCTGACCCGGACACAGAGATGAAGGAAATGTTCACCCAATTTATGACAGTAACACAGATATTCATGACCGATACAAGTGCACGCTAAGCGAAGACCGATACGACCCTATAAGGATAAGGTGCCTCTCTAAGGGAACTAGAGCAACAAATGGGCCAACTGACCAACTCATTGAACATCAGACTACCAGGGTTTTTGCCGAGTAACACTGTTGACAATCCTCATGAAAAGACCGAAGAGTGCAGTGCTATCATTCAGAATAAATTGCCTCCAAAACTCAAGGATCCATATAGTTTTATTATCCTTTGCAAAATTGGTGGTCTTTCTATTAGCAAAGGTTTGTGTGATCTAGGTGCTAGTATAAAATTAATGTCATTAAGCATGTACAACAAGGTGGGTCTGGGGGAGTGTAAGCCTACAACTATTTCTCTGCAATTAGCTGATATGTCCATCACATACCCCGAAAGAATTTTAGAGGATGTACTTGTGCGGGTAGACAAGTTtatatttcctgctaattttattaTACTTGACTATGATGAGGACATAGATGTTCCCATTATTTTGGGTAGACCATTTTTAGCTATAGGAGATGCGGTGATCCATGTTAAAGAGGGAAAGCTAACGATGAGGGTCGATGATGAGTAggtaacttttaatatttttttaactgTAAAAAATGCAGGTGGTCCACAGGGGTGCTTTAGCATTAGGATGTTGAAAGGTGGATCCAAGAGAGGAGTTGTCAATAACGAGCTAAATGAACCTAAGATGCACAGAACTGTCAATAAGAAAAAGAGAGTGCGAAAAATAAAGAAGTGGCATGATGTACATCGTTTTGAGCCAAGGATGACCACAAGTGAGCCACTACTATTGAACAAATCTGGTTGGAAGAAACACTTGGAACTTATGAAGGCATGTTGGCTTGGAGCTTCAAAGACGGTGATGGGATTCCTAATGTGAGGTTAGGTGATCACTCGTCAGGCTAAAGGACGTTAAAACCAAGCGCTGCATGGAAGACAACACATGGCTTCACCCTCTGCAACGtatttctttcattttctttaatttatatcatttttttagtGTATTTTTATCTTTGTTGAGTCTATGTGTTTGAGTCGCATGTGTGGAATGTGATTTAAGTTGAGAAGTCAATGGTATCGTTTGAACGCAATGTGCTAAACTTGGATAAGAAAGAAATGCTACCTATGATTCATGAATGTATTTGATGATTGCTGAAACTGAACTGATTTCATGCTATGATACAATTGTGCTTAAtgagtatgattgaaatataaaaTTTGAGTTATGCTTTGAAAAAGTCGACGCTTTGCCTGATATAAATCTTGAAATTAGGATTTCTCGTGAGTTAAATGCTAAATATGTCTGGTTTACTTTTGAAATGATATTTGAGTTAATGCGATCTTAGGATGTAATAGAAGGAAATTTAGGTTTGAGCTACTATTCCAAAAAACCACCCTAATGTATGATCTTTAGTGAGCCACTTGAGCCTGACCACTTCTTTGATTACCTATAAGCCGAAAAACTCTTGCTGTGTACTGACCAAATTACCTGTTTTAATGTCTTATGTGCTGCTAAGAGTAGTATCGAGGGAATTTCTTTGTTACATATGCGGAACTTAGATGTAAAGATCATGCTATGCTTGTATAAAATGTTTTGTGAAATTGTGTGAGCTCttaaaaaaaatcgaaaaatatcGATAAAAATCCGAAAATAAATAAGAAAAAAGAAGAGAATATATATATACAGAGCTCACCATTTATGTTCTTGATTTGCATGGGCATGGTCTAAATTGATGAATTTCGAGTAGTTTAGGTTCTCTTTAAGTGTTGGATAGTCATTTGTTTAGGGTCCTTTGTAATATCGATAGTTCGCAAATTGGAGCATCAAAGGGTTGGGATGTGAGTGTGGCACATGGGATGTTAAGACCTTACACCACATTAAGCCAAATTTATCCAAACACTTCACCCTACGTTATAACCGAAAGCCAAAGACCTTCTTGATTCAGTGATTGTGTTGCTGCATTAGTGGAGATTGTGATGAAAGACTAGTATTTGACATTCTCGTGAGCATTGCATAACTCGAATTTTCTGTTGAGATACTGAAAATTTTGTGAAGGGATGAACACTTACACTTATTGCAAACTATTGAGAGCACGAGTGCGTGAGGGAAAAAGTAATATCTTGTGAGTTTTGAGCGAATTGTCCAAATCAAATGTTGAGAGATTAAATGTTCATCTAATTCATATTATGATTTCAGCTAGGAGTTCACTTTTTGATGGTGCATAATTGTTGATTAGCTAGTATATATGTCATGATTGCATTGCATAATAACGGAATTTTGCTGACTTGATAAAGATTATGTTTCCACACAAGTTTTAGGTCGTTTTAGGCTGTTTGCATCTTTGGTAAATTTTCGATGATTTGAtttaaattttattttgtttttaaacataataAGCATAGCAAAAATAAAATTTACATATCAAGATttgatttcataataaaatttataattgcatctaatcaatttaattatttctattgcttgaaaaataagatatgaccattttaattaagaataaaaaatatagcggatttttattaggaataatagtttaataaaaaatttagaaaaaataatatatattatacttttgattaggaataattttttttaataatatgtccATTTGAATAGGAAAAAAAATATACCTTTTTTAATTAAGAATTAAAAAAgaatataataaattttaattaaaaaaattattaatcgTTTGAAAAATAAAATATGCCTGTTTAAGAATAAGAAAAAAATATAGCATATTTTTATTAgaaataatagtttaataaaaaattagaaaaaaataatatatattataacttgattataaatattattttaataatatgtccgTTTGAATAAGAAAAAATAAGAGATGCCCGTTTTAGTTAGGAATAAAAGAAAGAATGTAATGAATTTTAATTAGAAAAAAtcatttaataaaaaaattaaaaaaaaaattatagtgtattataattttattagaaataattttttaaataatagataggAAATTAATTAGGAATAAAATTATTGTATTAGAAAAAATAATTAGTAGAATTTTATTAGGaattattatgtttttattgtgttttgattttctaattagaataggaaaaaaaatatataattaatttaaaattgtaacttgaaatataattaaaCTCAATATTTTAAAATACATGTTTCATATTATTATTCGTTAATAAAACTTTATGGGTCGAAGGTTGATTTGATAATAAGATTTTTTACAATTTAATTTACAATTGAAATAGATTAAAAATTAGAAAAATTTctctattaagattattattatttggctCTCTCTCTTGAGCTAAAACCCTATAATATATTATCAATCTTTCTTCATGAATTCGCCTCCAAACGCCATAACATTTCACCACAACatctgattttttttatttttttttgggtcTAGTCTCAATCTCAACTCTCAAGTGTTGCATGATGTTTAAGCATTGGAAATGGTTTCTGGGTTTGATTTAGAGTCAGTAAAAAATCCTCCTTTTATCATAAAGATCAAGACTTTATGCGTAATATTGTTCAAATTCAAAACTTTCCTCGCCTCAAGTGATTGGCATTTCATGTGGACAACTGAATTGCGTGACAAACCCAGACATTGTGAGTTTGTGACAAAGCAAGCAAATTGCACACATACCGTACTATTTTGGTTCCAACTTAACAAATGACAATATGCTAATAATGCCAATACTACCCATTTGCTGAATTCTTCACTTTGAGGGATAAAAATGTCGATGTTAGGATCTGAATTCGAATTAGGGAAGCAATGATTCCTCCACAAAATCTAAAATTTCTAAGGAACAGTATTTCATTCAGTCGTAAATGAAAGGAAGTAATGTTAATTCACTTTGAAGAGTTGCAAGTTGCAACTAACTTCACTCGATAGAATTACAAAAACCGACATGACGTAAGAAAGAAAATTCAAGAAGGCAGAAGAATCTATGTTGTCTCTCAAGTCTTTAACTCTTGACAAATTGCAAGCCATTTGCATTGGCATAACGCTCCATGAACCTCATAAACCTATCCCATTCTCTAGGACTCCTCATTATATACTTAGCTTCGATTCCGGCTGGCCTTCCATTCACAAACTTGGCATTTACATCGACCGACTGAAGAACCCCTTCTTCATCAATCATATAGAATCCGGTAATGTCGCCAATTTCGCCCGAAGAGTCAAACACAGATGGTTGCTCAAACCTAAATATTGCCATACCATTTGTGCCGTCTCTGGATTTCGTGAGCTTCACGTCTGGTACTGTTTGTTCATCTGTTCCTTGTACGAATTGAATTACTGGTTTGACCATCATTGTGATGCCTAGTGAGAATTGGGAGTTTCGTCTAATTAAGGGGAGCTGACGACGACGAGAAAGGAAATGCAACGATTGTCCATTGAATGAATACTGAGCAATTCGATTCGTAGAACAAGAAACTCTTCCTACAGAATGTCATTGTAATTTCATCGAACAGTTAGTAATCTCAATTGCATTACCTAATCACATCAGGCATTGAGTGTACTTAAAAGTCTCAAACTTTTAAATTTGTTTTTAGTACCAAATTACCAACTTTTTGTAGAACAATATAAGCTAAGCTAACCACATTAGACCTTTCTACCAATTGCATCAGCAACCAAACCACATTAGACATGACTGCATTTAACTAAAAGTGACAAACTTTAAACTCAATTTATCATCAAATTTTCAAAATTTTGTATTCCCAGCTCTCAAATCCAATACTAGACATGACGACTATTTGAATGAAATTGACCCAACTTGACAAACTGAGTAATGAATCGTTTTCAAAACAACTTAACTAGAAAACCATGCATTAGTTGATTTTAGTTACAGAAGATTGAAATTACCTGACAAAGAagatggtggttgttgttgttgctgctgctgcaaGTAGTGTGAAACAGGAGAGGACAATGCGACTGATTGAAGAGTAGCCATTGTTGTAAGAATTTGTAAATATCTGAATTAGATAGAGATTTGTAGATTTTAAAGAGAAGGGAcgagaagagaagtggtttgattgaGAGAGTATGGTGTGTAACAAGGACATCCATTCATTCACCTTTGAGAAGATAGATATTGTTGtggagaaatgaaatgaaatgaaaaatccacCACTTGGTTTGATCATGTTTCTGGTCCAAAATCAATATCGAACTGAATTCAGCAAGTTTGGTTTAGAACCAATTGAGTTTTGGTTCGATGTCTACTGAACTCGATCGAAATTGGGTTCGTAAACGTAATGCCTCAAACTCCAATATTAAAATTTAGGTTTATGGAGAGTTGATTTTGAGTATCATATCATCAAACAATGATGCTCGTAGAGGGTTCTAAGAAATCCTGAAGATTCAAAAGCTTCGCAGAGTCGTGTCTTATACAGGATTCTACTGCTTCACTGTGCTCGTTACCTATGCTTATACAAGCAATACGTAAGTCAAATCAAATACCATCTCTAAAGCTCGAAACTTTTACACCTTTATTTTGCTTTTGTGCTCTGATTAATCTTCCATTGCTCATTTTAATCACTGGGTCAGTTCATTTATTCCTTGTTCATGGCTGTTCAAATGCAAATTTCAAATCTTTTGATGGTTGATTTACTGTTTTCGTTCGTGTTGTTTCGTGTTACAGTACAAGAGCAGGGTACTCAAGAGATGATCAATACTATGCATCTAATCCAGCTGGAACTGAGCTTTTGACCGACACAGCTAAGGTGAGTCCTCGACTATTGTTTGTTTAAATTTCTGTGTTACTGTTTGTGCCAAATTGGGGATGATGACAGTTGACTATTGGTGAATTGTGTGTAGTTATACAAAGCTGCTCTTGGCAATTGCTATGAATCCGAGGAATGGGGACCCCTCAAGTATTTCATCATGGAAAAACATTTCGAACGCCAGGGAAATCTCCTTATGCATATCATGCTGTAAGTTTTGGTTTGATCTTTGCTTGTTCATTTGGAAGGGTTTTCCTTTCAGTTTCACTAATAAAGTGTTAATTGGACTCCGGAGTTTGCATATGCCATATTAATTGGAGGTGGAGATTTGTCATAGTTATCTAGAGTGGTTTGTTCACATTTCATAGTTAGTGATCGTGCTGTCCTCGATGAAATGGCTTTCATGACAATTAGGCACTTGCGTGCTGTATTACAAGTGTGATAAGCTTGGCTCAAAAAAATGCATATGTTTTCCTTATGGGATTACACATTGTAATATTGTTGAACTGCATATATCCAAGATCATCTTATTCGTGGTAATCATACAAGTAGAACGCTGTAGGATTCTGGCTCATTTTCTCTGTTACATACAAGTGTTTTAGCATTTTCAATTTTTGGTTGCAGAAATACATGACACACCTCCTTTCTCATGGACAGCTTGATGGAATTGGCTAGACGAGAGAGATATCAATTTCAGTTTTTGTTTTTTCGAGGATAGGATGAGAGATCTAAAGCAAGACATGCTGAAACAGTCAAGTCAATGCATTTAACTTTGGGAACTTGGATTGATTGTCATAAAAGTTTATCCTATTTGTTCATGTAAAAATTCTCACTATTAATAGACTAGGTTCCATTATTTGGACTTTTGTTAGCTGGTGTTCTTATTTTGGCTCATACCAATATCAATTGGAGAAGTTAATTCTCAACCACTATGTTGTTTTCATTTGACCAAAGAGCAGCAAATGCGACCTTTCGGATTCATTTTCTTTCAAGATCATCTATTGTTCTCACTTCT of Rutidosis leptorrhynchoides isolate AG116_Rl617_1_P2 unplaced genomic scaffold, CSIRO_AGI_Rlap_v1 contig75, whole genome shotgun sequence contains these proteins:
- the LOC139885072 gene encoding photosystem II reaction center Psb28 protein-like, translating into MATLQSVALSSPVSHYLQQQQQQQPPSSLSVMSNVVWLLMQLVERSNVVSLAYIVLQKVGRVSCSTNRIAQYSFNGQSLHFLSRRRQLPLIRRNSQFSLGITMMVKPVIQFVQGTDEQTVPDVKLTKSRDGTNGMAIFRFEQPSVFDSSGEIGDITGFYMIDEEGVLQSVDVNAKFVNGRPAGIEAKYIMRSPREWDRFMRFMERYANANGLQFVKS